In Actinoplanes sp. NBC_00393, a single genomic region encodes these proteins:
- a CDS encoding CoA transferase subunit A, producing MAEIVSLAEGVADLVRDGDTVALEGFTHLIPHAAGHEIIRQGRRDLTLVRMTPDVVYDQLIGMGCARKLIFSWGGNPGVGSLHRFRDAVQHGWPVPLEIEEHSHAGMANRYVAGASGLPFAVLRGYAGTDLPRHTPNIGFVTCPFTGEELAAVPALNPDVTIVHAQRADRSGTVQMWGITGVQKEAVLAAKRSLVTVEEIVDRLEPVPGQVVLPGWAVTAVAEVPGGAHPSYAHGYTVRDNAFYQAWDEISRDRGTFLSWMQGVAA from the coding sequence TTGGCTGAGATCGTCAGCCTCGCCGAAGGCGTGGCCGACCTCGTGCGCGACGGTGACACCGTCGCCCTGGAAGGCTTCACCCATCTCATCCCGCACGCCGCCGGGCACGAGATCATCCGGCAGGGCCGGCGCGACCTGACCCTGGTCCGGATGACCCCGGACGTCGTCTACGACCAGCTGATCGGCATGGGTTGCGCCCGCAAGCTGATCTTCTCGTGGGGCGGCAACCCGGGCGTCGGCTCGCTGCACCGGTTCCGCGACGCGGTCCAGCACGGCTGGCCGGTGCCGCTGGAGATCGAGGAGCACAGCCACGCCGGGATGGCGAACCGGTACGTGGCCGGCGCGTCCGGCCTGCCGTTCGCGGTGCTGCGCGGCTACGCGGGCACCGACCTGCCCCGGCACACCCCGAACATCGGGTTCGTGACCTGCCCGTTCACCGGCGAGGAGCTGGCCGCGGTGCCGGCGCTGAACCCGGACGTGACGATCGTGCACGCCCAGCGCGCCGACCGCAGCGGCACGGTGCAGATGTGGGGCATCACCGGTGTGCAGAAGGAGGCCGTGCTCGCCGCGAAGCGCTCGCTGGTCACCGTCGAGGAGATCGTCGACCGCCTCGAACCGGTGCCCGGTCAGGTGGTCCTGCCCGGCTGGGCGGTCACCGCGGTCGCGGAGGTGCCGGGTGGCGCCCATCCCTCGTACGCCCATGGCTACACCGTCCGCGACAACGCGTTCTACCAGGCCTGGGACGAGATCAGCCGGGACCGGGGAACGTTCCTGTCCTGGATGCAGGGGGTCGCCGCGTGA
- a CDS encoding CoA-transferase subunit beta codes for MSHTSDEMMTVAAARALRDGAACFVGIGLPSTAANLARRTHAPNLVLIYESGCLGAKPDRLPLSIGDGVLADTADAVVSVPEVFNYWLQPGRIDVGFLGAAQLDRHGNINTTVIGGDYADPKVRLPGAGGAPEIAASCREVIVVVRHGLRTFVDRVDFITSVGPPRKVITDLGVLAAGPGTSELVLTHLHPGVTVEQARAATGWDLAVSPGLTGTEPPTEAELSALRAFEQA; via the coding sequence GTGAGTCACACCTCCGACGAGATGATGACCGTCGCGGCTGCCCGGGCGCTGCGTGACGGCGCGGCCTGCTTCGTCGGCATCGGCCTGCCCAGCACCGCGGCGAACCTGGCCCGGCGTACCCACGCCCCGAACCTCGTGCTGATCTACGAGTCCGGCTGCCTCGGCGCGAAACCGGACCGGCTGCCGCTCTCCATCGGCGACGGCGTCCTGGCCGACACCGCCGACGCCGTGGTCAGCGTGCCCGAGGTGTTCAACTACTGGCTGCAGCCGGGCCGGATCGACGTCGGTTTCCTCGGCGCCGCCCAGCTCGACCGGCACGGCAACATCAACACGACGGTGATCGGCGGCGACTACGCCGACCCGAAGGTCCGCCTGCCCGGGGCGGGCGGCGCGCCCGAGATCGCCGCCTCCTGCCGTGAGGTGATCGTGGTGGTCCGGCACGGCCTGCGCACCTTCGTGGACCGGGTCGACTTCATCACCTCGGTCGGCCCTCCCCGCAAGGTGATCACCGACCTGGGCGTCCTGGCCGCCGGCCCGGGCACGTCCGAACTGGTCCTGACCCACCTGCACCCCGGCGTCACCGTCGAGCAGGCCCGCGCCGCGACCGGCTGGGACCTGGCCGTCTCCCCCGGCCTGACCGGCACCGAGCCACCGACCGAAGCCGAGCTCTCGGCCCTGCGGGCTTTCGAACAGGCCTGA
- a CDS encoding branched-chain amino acid ABC transporter permease has product MRRWGLIGLAGVLLVVPPLLPERHLATFVLLTLAAAVTVGVSLLMGYAGQVSLGQASFYAIGAYAAGLLAVHGTPPLLGLLAAPVIAAVAAVLLGAPLLRLRGHHLAFATLAVQLILLSLLAQADWAGGAIGLQGIPRFSVGGLELRDDLGYAYLACAVLLIALLISRNVVVSRAGRGLRAAATSEVAAAASGVPVGGYRLAVFALSAAFAGLAGGVYAFFLGYLAPGSFPVLLSIEYVVMAVVGGLGTIAGPVVGATVIVLLVQVLNTLGTQPGMPDYAPTVLNYAVYALLLVVCVLFLPKGLVPAVTRRLRG; this is encoded by the coding sequence ATGAGGCGGTGGGGGCTCATCGGGCTGGCCGGCGTGCTGCTCGTCGTTCCGCCGCTCCTGCCGGAACGGCATCTCGCGACGTTTGTGCTGCTCACCCTGGCCGCGGCGGTCACCGTCGGCGTTTCGCTGTTGATGGGGTACGCCGGACAGGTCTCGCTGGGCCAGGCGTCCTTCTACGCGATCGGGGCGTACGCGGCCGGCCTCCTGGCCGTGCACGGCACCCCACCGCTGCTGGGCCTGCTCGCCGCCCCGGTGATCGCCGCGGTCGCCGCGGTGCTGCTCGGCGCCCCGCTGCTCCGGCTCCGCGGCCACCATCTGGCCTTCGCCACCCTCGCCGTGCAGCTGATCCTGCTGTCCCTGCTGGCCCAGGCTGACTGGGCGGGTGGCGCGATCGGTCTGCAGGGCATCCCCCGGTTCTCGGTCGGCGGTCTCGAGCTGCGCGACGACCTCGGTTACGCGTACCTCGCCTGCGCTGTCCTGCTGATCGCCCTGCTGATCTCGCGCAACGTGGTCGTCTCCCGCGCAGGTCGCGGCCTTCGTGCGGCCGCGACCAGTGAGGTCGCCGCGGCGGCCAGCGGGGTCCCGGTCGGCGGCTACCGGCTGGCCGTCTTCGCGCTGTCCGCCGCGTTCGCCGGCCTGGCCGGCGGCGTCTACGCCTTCTTCCTGGGCTATCTGGCGCCCGGCTCGTTCCCGGTGCTGCTCTCGATCGAGTACGTGGTGATGGCCGTGGTCGGCGGCCTCGGCACGATCGCCGGCCCGGTCGTCGGCGCCACCGTGATCGTGCTGCTGGTGCAGGTGCTGAACACGCTCGGCACGCAGCCGGGCATGCCGGACTACGCGCCCACCGTCCTGAACTACGCGGTGTACGCCCTGCTCCTCGTGGTGTGCGTGCTCTTCCTGCCGAAAGGCCTGGTCCCCGCGGTAACCCGCCGCCTGCGGGGATAG
- a CDS encoding branched-chain amino acid ABC transporter permease: MSDLIGYLLTGLGIGAGFALVASGLVAIYRVTRVVNFAQGAFAVLAAMLTASLLGAGVPHGIAELGGVGLGAVTGLLVGLVAIGKPGTSPGTSLIVTLGLGVLAYAIEILIWGDQPRSFPGVPGVAEMGGARLQAHYLLIIAVTAPVFAVMAWFFARTDLGKALSACASNRYAAQVVGIDVRRMGLLAFAIGGALGGLAGVLTTPVQQVTFDSDVALIVNGFAGAVLGGLTRPGVALAAGLLLGVAQTLVAGYGGGAYQVEVALVLMLTVMIVQAARTGPVAEAAR, encoded by the coding sequence ATGAGCGACCTGATCGGCTACCTGCTCACCGGCCTCGGGATCGGTGCCGGGTTCGCGCTGGTCGCCAGCGGGCTGGTGGCGATCTACCGGGTGACCCGGGTGGTCAACTTCGCGCAGGGCGCGTTCGCCGTGCTGGCCGCGATGCTGACCGCGTCGCTGCTCGGGGCGGGCGTGCCGCACGGGATCGCGGAGCTCGGCGGGGTGGGGCTGGGCGCGGTCACCGGGCTGCTGGTCGGCCTGGTGGCGATCGGGAAGCCCGGCACCAGCCCGGGAACGTCGCTCATCGTGACGCTCGGGCTGGGCGTTCTCGCGTACGCGATCGAGATCTTGATCTGGGGTGACCAGCCACGTTCCTTCCCGGGCGTGCCCGGCGTGGCTGAGATGGGCGGCGCCCGGCTGCAGGCGCACTATCTGCTGATCATCGCGGTGACCGCGCCGGTGTTCGCGGTGATGGCGTGGTTCTTCGCGCGCACCGATCTCGGCAAGGCGCTCTCCGCCTGCGCGTCCAATCGCTACGCCGCGCAGGTCGTCGGCATCGATGTGCGGCGGATGGGGCTGCTGGCGTTCGCGATCGGTGGCGCGCTCGGCGGGCTGGCCGGGGTGCTGACCACGCCGGTGCAGCAGGTGACGTTCGACAGTGACGTCGCCCTGATCGTGAACGGTTTCGCCGGGGCGGTTCTCGGCGGCCTGACCCGGCCGGGTGTCGCCCTGGCCGCCGGGCTGCTGCTGGGTGTCGCGCAGACGCTGGTCGCCGGCTACGGCGGTGGCGCCTACCAGGTGGAGGTCGCGCTCGTGCTGATGCTCACCGTGATGATCGTCCAGGCCGCACGCACCGGCCCGGTCGCGGAGGCGGCCCGATGA
- a CDS encoding ABC transporter ATP-binding protein, with protein sequence MSRAVVEVRGLTVRYAGATALDSVDLTVGAGELVALIGANGAGKSTLVKALSGLVKADAGTITVRGRLAQVPEGREMFGDLSVDDNLRLGGWRNGRHGRNTAGIYELLPELAPLRKRRAGALSGGQQQMVAIGRALMARPDVLVVDELSLGLAPLVVATLVEHLRTLNTERGLAVLLIEQNARLALDLCERAYVLETGRIAVHGEAAELARDPRVTAAYLGGHVTTEAGR encoded by the coding sequence GTGAGTCGCGCTGTGGTGGAGGTCCGCGGGTTGACGGTTCGGTATGCGGGGGCGACCGCCCTGGACAGCGTGGACCTTACGGTGGGTGCGGGAGAGCTCGTAGCGCTGATCGGGGCGAACGGGGCCGGCAAGTCCACGCTGGTCAAGGCTCTGTCCGGGCTCGTCAAGGCGGACGCCGGGACGATCACCGTGCGGGGGCGGCTGGCGCAGGTGCCGGAGGGGCGGGAGATGTTCGGGGATCTCAGCGTCGATGACAACCTGCGGCTCGGTGGGTGGCGTAACGGGCGGCACGGGCGGAACACAGCCGGCATCTACGAGCTGTTGCCGGAGCTTGCCCCGCTGCGCAAGCGGCGGGCCGGGGCGCTCTCCGGCGGGCAGCAGCAGATGGTCGCGATCGGCCGCGCGCTGATGGCCCGCCCGGACGTCCTCGTGGTGGACGAGCTCAGCCTCGGCCTGGCCCCGCTGGTCGTCGCCACCCTGGTCGAGCATCTGCGCACCCTCAACACCGAACGCGGCCTGGCCGTCCTGCTCATCGAACAGAACGCGCGCCTCGCCCTCGACCTGTGCGAACGCGCCTACGTCCTGGAGACCGGCCGGATCGCGGTGCACGGTGAGGCCGCCGAGCTGGCCCGCGACCCCAGGGTGACCGCGGCCTACCTCGGCGGGCACGTCACCACAGAGGCGGGCCGATGA
- a CDS encoding ABC transporter ATP-binding protein, which produces MRDVSLTVAPGELRAVIGPNGAGKSTLFALIGGQLAPQAGEVLLDGVRIDRLAAHRRSRLGISVVFQGARIFHGMTALENVMVGAHATTRAGFLAGALRLPVHHREERLIREHARECLARAGIADWADRPAEELPLGQQRALQLARALCARPRLLLLDEPASGLRAGERERLAALISELRAEGLTMLLVEHDVAFVMRLADRVTVLDLGRVIAEGTAAEIRADPRVIAAYLGPATEGSGSTPHPAAGSAMSDKSDPTSGQAAHGGPEAAKSSDMPDKSGMFGGGKAEGAADQDRGVHAAAAGDAGEPERSTPQEDSPAGGNGAVR; this is translated from the coding sequence GTGCGGGATGTCAGCCTGACCGTGGCGCCCGGGGAACTGCGGGCGGTGATCGGGCCGAACGGCGCCGGCAAGTCGACGCTGTTCGCGCTGATCGGGGGCCAGCTGGCGCCGCAGGCGGGGGAGGTGCTGCTGGACGGCGTGCGCATCGACCGGCTCGCCGCGCACCGTCGCTCTCGGCTCGGGATCAGCGTGGTCTTTCAAGGGGCCCGGATCTTCCACGGCATGACCGCGCTGGAGAACGTCATGGTCGGCGCGCACGCCACCACCCGGGCCGGCTTCCTGGCCGGGGCGCTGCGCCTGCCGGTCCATCATCGGGAGGAACGCCTGATCCGTGAGCACGCGCGGGAATGCCTGGCCCGCGCCGGCATCGCGGACTGGGCGGACCGCCCCGCCGAGGAACTGCCCCTCGGCCAGCAGCGCGCCCTCCAACTGGCCCGCGCCCTCTGCGCCCGCCCCCGCCTGCTGCTGCTCGACGAACCGGCTTCGGGCCTGCGCGCCGGCGAACGCGAACGCCTGGCCGCCCTGATCAGCGAACTGCGTGCCGAGGGCCTGACCATGCTGCTGGTCGAGCACGACGTCGCGTTCGTGATGCGCCTCGCCGACCGCGTCACGGTCCTGGACCTGGGTCGCGTCATCGCCGAGGGCACCGCCGCCGAGATCCGCGCCGACCCCCGCGTCATAGCCGCGTATCTGGGTCCGGCGACCGAAGGGTCGGGGAGCACGCCCCACCCGGCCGCGGGCAGCGCCATGTCCGACAAGTCGGACCCAACGAGTGGCCAGGCAGCACACGGCGGGCCGGAGGCGGCCAAGTCCAGTGACATGCCTGATAAATCCGGCATGTTCGGCGGCGGCAAGGCTGAAGGCGCGGCGGATCAAGATCGCGGGGTCCATGCCGCGGCAGCGGGAGATGCCGGTGAGCCGGAACGGTCGACACCGCAGGAGGACAGCCCGGCCGGCGGAAACGGGGCCGTGCGGTGA
- a CDS encoding ABC transporter substrate-binding protein: MRRTGPILASLTLVTSLAACGGDDSSGGSEDPIRVGQIVSLTGNYSPLGTENQKSVALAVDQINAAGGVGGRQIQLTVRDDKSLPDQAVLAFNELKGDSDAIIGSPFSNSALATIPLVDREEIPYVSLTPADEQINPVHPYVFVVPATSATYAEAALQYFQASKIAKVALAYDTKSSYAVAGAKGLQAKAAQYGVTVNPIEEFQTTATEFGAVFTHVRSSDAQALMVWATGAPAVALTKQYAASGLKIPLVLTGAQASKLFLDPAGPAAEGVTIASSVGVVGDHLPPGQLKTAVDELTTAFTEKYGYAPPQFAQDGYSGVKLLAAAIEKAGGTDRPKVRDALEGLTLTTPNGNYTYSATNHSGLTTDFISINKVQAGKFVPTPFSQEILAKAGG, translated from the coding sequence GTGCGCAGAACCGGGCCCATCCTCGCCTCACTCACTCTTGTGACATCCCTGGCCGCCTGTGGCGGCGACGATTCCAGCGGCGGCAGCGAGGACCCGATCCGGGTCGGCCAGATCGTCTCGCTGACCGGCAATTACTCCCCACTCGGCACCGAGAACCAGAAGTCGGTCGCCCTGGCAGTCGACCAGATCAATGCCGCGGGCGGCGTCGGGGGACGCCAGATCCAGCTCACCGTGCGCGATGACAAGAGCCTCCCCGACCAGGCCGTTCTCGCGTTCAACGAGCTGAAGGGCGACTCCGACGCGATCATCGGGTCGCCGTTCTCCAACTCCGCGCTCGCCACGATCCCGCTGGTCGACCGCGAGGAGATCCCCTACGTCTCGCTCACTCCCGCGGACGAGCAGATCAACCCCGTTCATCCGTACGTCTTCGTGGTCCCCGCCACCTCGGCCACCTACGCCGAGGCCGCCCTGCAGTACTTCCAGGCCAGCAAGATCGCCAAGGTCGCACTGGCCTACGACACCAAGAGCAGCTACGCCGTGGCCGGCGCCAAGGGCCTTCAGGCAAAAGCCGCCCAGTACGGGGTGACGGTCAACCCGATCGAAGAGTTCCAGACCACCGCCACCGAGTTCGGCGCGGTCTTCACCCATGTCCGCTCGTCGGACGCGCAGGCCCTGATGGTCTGGGCCACCGGCGCCCCCGCGGTGGCGCTGACCAAGCAGTACGCCGCCTCCGGCCTGAAGATCCCACTCGTGCTGACCGGCGCCCAGGCCAGCAAGCTCTTCCTGGACCCGGCCGGCCCAGCAGCCGAGGGCGTAACCATCGCCAGCTCAGTCGGCGTAGTAGGCGACCACCTGCCACCCGGCCAGCTGAAAACCGCGGTAGACGAGCTGACCACCGCATTCACCGAGAAATACGGTTACGCGCCCCCGCAGTTCGCCCAGGACGGCTACAGCGGCGTCAAGCTCCTGGCCGCCGCGATCGAAAAGGCCGGCGGCACCGACCGCCCCAAGGTCCGCGACGCCCTGGAGGGCCTGACGCTGACCACCCCGAACGGCAACTACACCTACTCCGCCACCAACCACAGCGGCCTGACCACGGACTTCATCTCGATCAACAAGGTGCAGGCCGGCAAGTTCGTCCCCACCCCCTTCTCCCAGGAAATCCTGGCAAAGGCCGGCGGATGA
- a CDS encoding PaaX family transcriptional regulator: MTDTAIESSTRPQTLMLMLFGDFVLDRGVCVFSGSVIDAFTRLGISSHATRSTLARMVNRGLLRRQRHGRRMYFGLTARSTAILHDGRDRIWRTGAVNDRWDGSWTLLCFSLPESWQRQRHDLRSQLAWAGFGPIQGGLWVAPGLVPAQDIVTGLGLEAHARVFHARADELTDIGGMVRDAYDLAGLAARYEEFLARWDRPAPPADPLAARLSLIAEWLDAIRRDPRLPVEHLPRDWPAVRAQTLFRELEAAYLKPSREIAAGLLDLQPDEQAGA; encoded by the coding sequence TTGACCGACACCGCCATCGAGAGCTCGACCCGGCCGCAGACGCTGATGCTCATGCTGTTCGGCGACTTCGTCCTGGACCGCGGCGTCTGCGTCTTCTCCGGCAGCGTGATCGACGCCTTCACCCGGCTCGGCATCTCGTCGCACGCCACCCGGTCGACGCTGGCCCGCATGGTCAATCGCGGTCTGCTGCGCCGGCAACGGCACGGGCGGCGGATGTACTTCGGGCTCACCGCCCGGTCCACCGCGATCCTGCACGACGGCCGGGACCGGATCTGGCGGACCGGCGCGGTCAACGACCGGTGGGACGGCAGCTGGACGCTGCTCTGCTTCTCGCTACCGGAGTCCTGGCAGCGGCAACGGCACGACCTGCGGTCGCAGCTGGCGTGGGCCGGGTTCGGGCCGATCCAGGGCGGTCTGTGGGTCGCGCCGGGGCTGGTGCCCGCGCAGGACATCGTCACCGGGCTGGGGCTGGAGGCGCATGCTCGGGTCTTTCATGCGCGGGCCGACGAGCTGACCGACATCGGAGGGATGGTGCGGGATGCGTACGATCTGGCGGGTCTTGCTGCCCGCTATGAAGAATTCCTGGCCCGGTGGGACCGGCCCGCGCCGCCCGCCGACCCGCTGGCGGCGCGCCTCAGCCTGATCGCGGAATGGCTGGACGCGATCCGCCGTGATCCCCGCCTGCCGGTCGAGCATCTACCCCGGGACTGGCCGGCGGTCCGCGCCCAGACGCTGTTCCGCGAGTTGGAGGCCGCCTACCTGAAGCCGTCCCGCGAGATCGCTGCCGGCCTGCTCGACCTTCAACCGGACGAGCAGGCCGGTGCTTGA
- a CDS encoding DUF4142 domain-containing protein, with the protein MFPRRIATALAAAAVVVLPAGAAHADQPSAQDATFLRAAYQGNLAEIQGGRIAWQKTTDPAVKSLAASLMRDHIHMNADLYTVARNLKVTLPMEPTAEQKALTERYQAAEATAFDEYYVSTQLAVHREALKMASEQIEEGSEQSVKQLAEDASPIITRHQQTLRDIAEAEGIPGYGTGSRVP; encoded by the coding sequence ATGTTTCCGCGACGTATCGCCACCGCCCTGGCCGCCGCCGCTGTCGTAGTCCTGCCCGCCGGCGCCGCCCACGCCGACCAGCCCTCGGCCCAGGACGCCACCTTCCTGCGCGCCGCATATCAGGGCAACCTTGCCGAGATCCAAGGCGGCCGGATCGCGTGGCAGAAGACCACAGACCCGGCGGTGAAGAGCCTGGCCGCCTCCCTCATGCGCGACCACATCCACATGAACGCCGATCTCTACACCGTCGCCCGGAATCTCAAAGTCACCCTCCCGATGGAGCCCACCGCCGAACAGAAGGCGCTGACCGAGCGTTACCAGGCCGCGGAGGCGACGGCCTTCGACGAGTACTACGTGTCCACCCAGTTGGCCGTGCATCGCGAGGCGCTGAAGATGGCTTCCGAGCAGATCGAGGAGGGCAGCGAGCAGTCGGTCAAGCAGCTCGCCGAGGACGCCTCGCCGATCATCACCCGGCACCAGCAGACCCTGCGGGACATCGCAGAGGCCGAGGGTATCCCCGGCTACGGGACCGGCTCCCGGGTGCCGTGA
- a CDS encoding L-rhamnose mutarotase, producing MTHVCFTLQVDPAKLDAYREAHAAVWPEMLEALAATGWRNYRLFLRSDGLLVGTLETDDFAAAQEAMARTEVNARWQAAMAEFFPSLGEARPDQGMLVLDQVFHLEEQLARH from the coding sequence TTGACGCACGTCTGTTTCACGCTTCAGGTCGATCCGGCGAAGCTCGATGCCTACCGGGAGGCGCACGCCGCCGTGTGGCCCGAAATGCTGGAAGCGCTCGCCGCCACCGGCTGGCGCAACTACCGGCTGTTCCTCCGCTCCGACGGCCTCCTGGTCGGCACGCTGGAGACCGACGACTTCGCCGCGGCCCAGGAGGCGATGGCCCGCACCGAGGTGAACGCCCGCTGGCAGGCCGCGATGGCCGAGTTCTTCCCGTCGCTCGGCGAAGCCCGCCCCGACCAGGGCATGCTCGTCCTCGACCAGGTCTTCCACCTCGAGGAACAACTCGCCCGCCACTGA
- a CDS encoding Mth938-like domain-containing protein, with amino-acid sequence MEPSPRIASISWGHMSVEGLPDGKDYKLYPGGGRPWDWNETGTRHSPGIQPADVQDLLDHGATTVILSRGMESRLQVDPATLELLRARGVTVHEAETTEAVRLYNDLAGTAPVGGLFHSTC; translated from the coding sequence ATGGAGCCATCACCTCGCATCGCATCGATCTCGTGGGGCCACATGTCGGTCGAAGGCCTGCCCGACGGAAAGGACTACAAGCTGTACCCCGGCGGCGGCCGGCCGTGGGACTGGAACGAGACCGGCACCCGCCACTCGCCCGGCATCCAGCCTGCCGACGTGCAGGACCTGCTCGACCACGGCGCCACCACGGTCATCCTGTCCCGGGGAATGGAGAGCCGGCTGCAGGTCGACCCGGCCACGTTGGAGCTGCTCCGAGCCCGCGGCGTGACGGTCCACGAGGCCGAGACCACCGAGGCCGTCCGCCTCTACAACGACTTGGCCGGCACCGCCCCGGTCGGCGGCCTCTTCCACTCCACCTGCTGA
- a CDS encoding alpha/beta hydrolase family protein has protein sequence MRNSEINVPVASGGTIGGTLWEPAGEPHAALVIHPATATPERFYANFAAFLAEHGIATVTYDYRGTGRSGSPRTHRTLGMRDWMEDDVPAVAAWAAERFPGLPQLAIGHSLGGHALSLGNGTAGLAAFALLASHAGTVNAIPDPMERFRVRLVLHLLGPALGAALGYVPARRLGLGEDIPAAAMSQWGGWARLPRYFFDDPAMRASERAATVTQPVLALGFTDDPWATPGQIDVLTGHLTAASVERRTYSPADGGVPKIGHHGFLRRGVRETLWPEVLGWLRKHSVR, from the coding sequence ATGCGAAATAGCGAGATCAACGTGCCGGTCGCGAGCGGCGGCACGATCGGCGGCACACTGTGGGAGCCGGCGGGCGAGCCGCACGCCGCCCTCGTCATCCATCCCGCCACCGCGACGCCGGAGCGGTTCTACGCCAACTTCGCGGCGTTCCTCGCCGAGCACGGGATCGCGACGGTCACCTACGACTACCGCGGCACCGGGCGGTCCGGGTCGCCGCGCACGCACCGCACCCTCGGCATGCGCGACTGGATGGAGGACGACGTCCCGGCTGTCGCCGCCTGGGCAGCCGAGCGGTTCCCCGGCCTGCCGCAGCTGGCGATCGGGCACAGCCTCGGCGGGCACGCGTTGTCGCTGGGCAATGGCACTGCCGGGCTGGCCGCCTTCGCACTGCTCGCCTCGCACGCGGGCACGGTCAATGCGATTCCGGATCCGATGGAGCGGTTCCGCGTACGCCTGGTGTTGCACCTCCTCGGCCCGGCGCTCGGAGCGGCCCTGGGTTACGTGCCCGCGCGCCGCCTGGGTCTGGGTGAAGACATCCCGGCCGCGGCGATGAGCCAGTGGGGTGGCTGGGCGCGCCTCCCGCGGTACTTCTTCGACGACCCGGCGATGCGGGCCAGTGAGCGGGCCGCCACGGTCACCCAGCCGGTGCTCGCGCTGGGGTTCACCGACGACCCGTGGGCCACGCCGGGGCAGATCGACGTGCTGACCGGCCATCTCACCGCGGCCAGCGTGGAGCGGCGCACCTATTCACCGGCGGACGGCGGGGTTCCGAAGATCGGGCATCACGGTTTTCTGCGCCGCGGCGTACGCGAAACGCTCTGGCCCGAGGTCCTCGGCTGGCTCCGCAAGCATTCCGTGCGATGA
- a CDS encoding MarR family winged helix-turn-helix transcriptional regulator, with product MSNRLVFELLSAERSIRRWIDARAGGTGIGAAGAGVLFHLAAHDNALVGDVTAALGASASGVSGLISRLEKGGFVTKSPDPVDARAVRLALTPLGREAVGTARIVVRDLNAHLTEGFSEEELRTVARWLNHAAAI from the coding sequence ATGAGCAACCGCCTGGTCTTCGAACTGCTGAGCGCGGAGCGCTCGATCCGGCGCTGGATCGATGCGCGGGCCGGCGGCACCGGCATCGGGGCGGCCGGCGCCGGCGTGCTGTTCCACCTGGCCGCGCACGACAATGCCCTGGTCGGGGACGTGACTGCGGCGCTGGGCGCGTCGGCGTCCGGGGTGAGCGGCCTGATCAGCCGGCTGGAGAAGGGTGGTTTCGTCACGAAGTCGCCGGATCCGGTCGATGCCCGGGCCGTGCGGCTGGCTCTCACCCCGCTGGGGCGGGAGGCGGTGGGCACCGCCCGGATCGTGGTCCGCGACCTCAACGCGCACCTGACCGAGGGCTTCTCCGAGGAGGAGTTGCGGACGGTGGCGCGCTGGCTCAACCACGCGGCGGCAATCTGA